From a region of the Corallococcus coralloides DSM 2259 genome:
- a CDS encoding aldo/keto reductase, which yields MSGTSTRPAEKSGTFKLGGDLPVHRLGYGAMQLTGPGIWGPPKDRAEAVRVLRRALELGVDFIDTADSYGPYFSEEIIAEALHPYAKGVVVATKAGLVRTGPNEWHPVGAPKYLRQELELSLRRLKLERIDLYQLHRIDPKVPVEESLGELKALQKEGKIRHIGLSEVSVEEIERARKVVDVVSVQNRYNLTDRVHEKVLDYCEKENLGFIPWFPLATGGLAKPGSTLDSVAKKHNATPAQIALSWLLARSPVMLPIPGTSSVKHLEENLAGAEVKLGKDELAAVDAQASGR from the coding sequence ATGAGCGGAACCTCGACGCGACCCGCGGAGAAGAGCGGCACCTTCAAGCTGGGCGGAGATTTGCCCGTCCACCGGCTGGGCTACGGCGCCATGCAGCTCACCGGCCCTGGCATCTGGGGTCCGCCCAAGGACCGGGCGGAGGCGGTGCGCGTGTTGCGCCGCGCGCTGGAGCTGGGCGTGGACTTCATCGACACGGCGGACTCCTACGGCCCCTACTTCAGCGAGGAGATCATCGCGGAGGCCCTGCACCCCTACGCCAAGGGCGTGGTCGTGGCGACGAAGGCGGGCCTGGTGCGCACGGGGCCCAACGAGTGGCACCCGGTGGGCGCGCCCAAGTACCTGCGCCAGGAGCTGGAGCTGTCGCTGCGCCGGCTGAAGCTGGAGCGCATCGACCTGTACCAGTTGCACCGCATCGACCCGAAGGTCCCGGTGGAGGAATCGCTGGGTGAGCTGAAGGCGCTGCAGAAGGAAGGGAAGATCCGCCACATCGGCCTGTCGGAGGTGTCGGTGGAGGAGATCGAGCGGGCGCGCAAGGTGGTGGACGTCGTATCGGTGCAGAACCGGTACAACCTGACCGACCGCGTGCACGAGAAGGTGCTGGACTACTGCGAGAAGGAGAACCTGGGGTTCATCCCGTGGTTCCCGCTGGCGACGGGCGGTCTGGCGAAGCCGGGGAGCACGCTCGACTCCGTGGCGAAGAAGCACAACGCGACGCCCGCGCAGATTGCCCTCTCCTGGCTGCTGGCGCGCTCGCCGGTGATGCTGCCCATCCCGGGCACGTCCTCCGTGAAGCACCTGGAGGAGAACCTGGCCGGCGCGGAGGTGAAGCTCGGCAAGGATGAGCTGGCCGCCGTGGACGCGCAGGCGTCGGGGCGCTGA
- a CDS encoding arylsulfatase translates to MSLKEYKPGSPFPGVIGRTWEQSSPAWPAPLRSKPGAPNVLFIILDDTGFGHLGCYGSPIRTPNLDRLAKGGLLYNNMHTTALCSPTRACILTGRNHHSNGMGTITETSLGYPGYNGTIPFENGFLSEMLMEAGYNTYAIGKWHVTPAEQTSAAGPYSRWPLGRGFERFYGFLGGDTHQYYPDLIHDNHAIRPPGTPEEGYHLTPDLVDRAIDCIADTKQVAPDKPFFLYFAPGAMHAPHHVPREWADAYAGQFDDGWDAYRQKVFQKQLELGVLPRGTQLSRHDPDVQEWDSLPPEEKRLYARMMEVFAGFLEHTDHHIGRLLKFLEDTGQLDNTLIMVLSDNGASAEGGPHGSVNELKFFNNAPESLAQNLAAMEDLGGPKYFNHYPWGWAWAGDTPFRRWKRETYRGGTTDPFLVHWPRGIQAKGEVRTQYAHAIDMVPTVLDCLGLEPLAEIRGVTQSPIEGVSFKHTFNDGNAASRHRTQYFEMFSSRAIYHDGWRAVCPFPGPSFTEAGEGFGESLLDEDRLRELDAHGWELYHVAQDCSETKNVAEEHRGKLIEMIALWYAEAGRYQVLPLASPTRAVFALERPQLTKDRTRYVYRPHTSPAPENAAVHVLNRPHTITADVEVTRDTEGVLLSHGGLTGGYTFFIQDHKLHYAYNYLGEQEFHLESAVDVPEGRSELRFEFEPTGKPDLKVGRGTPGRGRLYINGDLVAQSTIDATMPVAISLGEGLTCGRDENSPVSQRYDAPFEFTGTLHQVTVDVVGEHVRDTKAEQKAALAKQ, encoded by the coding sequence ATGTCCCTCAAAGAATACAAGCCCGGCAGCCCCTTCCCCGGCGTCATCGGACGCACGTGGGAGCAGTCGTCTCCCGCGTGGCCGGCGCCCCTGCGCTCGAAGCCCGGCGCGCCCAACGTCCTGTTCATCATCCTGGATGACACGGGCTTCGGGCACCTGGGCTGCTACGGCTCGCCCATCCGCACGCCGAACCTGGACCGGCTGGCGAAGGGCGGGCTGCTCTACAACAACATGCACACCACCGCGCTGTGCTCGCCCACGCGCGCGTGCATCCTCACCGGCCGCAACCACCACTCCAACGGGATGGGCACCATCACCGAAACGTCGCTGGGCTACCCCGGCTACAACGGCACCATCCCCTTCGAGAACGGCTTCCTCTCCGAGATGCTGATGGAGGCCGGCTACAACACGTATGCCATTGGCAAGTGGCACGTGACCCCCGCGGAGCAGACGAGCGCCGCCGGGCCGTACTCGCGCTGGCCGCTGGGCCGCGGCTTCGAGCGCTTCTATGGCTTCCTGGGCGGGGACACGCACCAGTACTACCCGGACCTCATCCACGACAACCACGCCATCCGCCCGCCCGGCACTCCCGAAGAGGGCTACCACCTCACGCCGGACCTGGTGGACCGGGCCATCGACTGCATCGCGGACACCAAGCAGGTCGCGCCCGACAAGCCCTTCTTCCTCTACTTCGCCCCGGGCGCCATGCACGCCCCCCACCACGTCCCGCGCGAGTGGGCGGACGCCTACGCGGGCCAGTTCGACGACGGCTGGGACGCCTACCGTCAGAAGGTGTTCCAGAAGCAGCTGGAGCTGGGCGTGCTCCCCCGGGGCACGCAGCTGTCCCGGCACGACCCGGACGTGCAGGAATGGGACTCGCTGCCCCCGGAGGAGAAGCGCCTCTACGCGCGGATGATGGAGGTCTTCGCGGGCTTCCTGGAGCACACGGACCATCACATTGGCCGGCTGCTGAAGTTCCTGGAGGACACCGGCCAGCTGGACAACACGCTCATCATGGTGCTGTCCGACAACGGGGCCAGCGCGGAGGGCGGGCCGCACGGCTCCGTGAACGAGCTGAAGTTCTTCAACAACGCGCCGGAGTCGCTGGCGCAGAACCTGGCGGCCATGGAGGACCTGGGCGGGCCGAAGTACTTCAACCACTACCCGTGGGGCTGGGCCTGGGCGGGGGACACGCCGTTCCGCCGCTGGAAGCGCGAGACGTACCGCGGCGGCACCACCGACCCGTTCCTCGTCCACTGGCCCCGGGGCATCCAGGCGAAGGGCGAGGTGCGCACGCAGTACGCGCACGCCATCGACATGGTGCCTACCGTGCTGGACTGCCTGGGCCTGGAGCCGCTCGCGGAGATCCGCGGCGTCACCCAGTCACCCATCGAAGGCGTCAGCTTCAAGCACACGTTCAACGACGGGAACGCGGCCAGCAGACACCGCACGCAGTACTTCGAGATGTTCAGCTCGCGCGCCATCTACCATGACGGCTGGCGCGCGGTGTGCCCGTTCCCCGGCCCGTCCTTCACGGAGGCCGGAGAGGGCTTCGGTGAGTCGCTGCTCGACGAGGACCGGCTGCGCGAGCTGGATGCGCACGGCTGGGAGCTGTACCACGTGGCGCAAGACTGCTCCGAGACGAAGAACGTGGCGGAGGAGCACCGGGGCAAGCTCATCGAGATGATCGCCCTCTGGTACGCGGAAGCCGGGCGCTACCAGGTGCTGCCGCTCGCGTCGCCCACCCGCGCCGTGTTCGCCCTGGAGCGCCCGCAGCTCACGAAGGACCGCACGCGCTACGTGTACCGCCCGCACACGTCACCCGCGCCGGAGAACGCGGCGGTGCACGTGCTCAACCGTCCCCACACCATCACCGCGGACGTGGAGGTGACGCGGGACACGGAGGGCGTGCTGCTCAGCCACGGCGGCCTCACCGGCGGCTACACGTTCTTCATCCAGGACCACAAGCTGCACTACGCCTACAACTACCTCGGCGAGCAGGAGTTCCACCTCGAGTCGGCGGTGGACGTGCCGGAGGGGCGCTCGGAGCTGAGGTTCGAGTTCGAGCCCACCGGCAAACCGGACCTGAAGGTAGGGCGGGGCACTCCCGGACGCGGCCGGCTCTACATCAACGGGGACCTGGTGGCGCAGAGCACCATCGACGCGACCATGCCGGTGGCCATCAGCCTGGGGGAGGGGCTCACCTGCGGCCGGGACGAGAACTCACCCGTCAGCCAGCGCTACGACGCGCCCTTCGAGTTCACCGGCACGCTCCACCAGGTGACGGTGGACGTCGTCGGGGAGCACGTCCGGGACACGAAGGCCGAGCAGAAGGCGGCCCTGGCGAAGCAGTGA
- a CDS encoding M4 family metallopeptidase, whose amino-acid sequence MALRTDLSKPVVATQNRTDTKPVNTVKPQGPVGMSSQSSFSAGAPAKAKATVALNGVGQKLTPGPVDISSPQAQRAVQQTVAYVNQKNPQLTGITGGTSFAPRTVERDQLGMTHVRMDRMHEGVKVSGEQIIGHLDAKGDFDSLTGNVSNIPAGLGKAPTKLNAKDALAIAQKDFNGETSKAPTSEKVIVKGKDGQYHAAYHVTLTDTSLSNGKDPRSMNYFIDANTGESLKQFNTIRACCSGGSAHAAHTGGASAAQTPSKPTTPATTPTTPTTPGTGRVADDQTMYSGKVDLQTTKNKDGTYSLEDKTRGKGIVTYDGKNRPEASGATPITDKNDVWGEKTDPSRAQAGVDAHYGAAMTYDFYKDILGRDSIDGKGEKLISYVHTDVNLVNAFWDGEKMQYGDGDGRDSGPLTTLDIAGHEISHGLTERTAGLEYEGESGGLNESFSDIMGTGVEWYVSQRNEGVKFDWAVGEDAWTPNNGDNTDALRYMNDPTSDGYSIDNYKNYPKMTEVHGSSGIANNAFFLLTEGGKNKTSGIEVKDGIGMEKSLKVFGRALTTYMTPQTNFSEARAATIKAATDLYGKDSTEAKKVAEAWTAVGVTK is encoded by the coding sequence ATGGCCCTGCGCACCGACCTGTCGAAGCCCGTTGTCGCCACCCAGAACCGCACCGACACGAAGCCGGTGAACACCGTGAAGCCGCAGGGCCCGGTGGGCATGAGCTCGCAGTCCAGCTTCAGCGCGGGCGCGCCCGCCAAGGCGAAGGCCACGGTGGCGCTGAACGGCGTGGGGCAGAAGCTGACGCCGGGCCCGGTGGACATCTCCAGCCCCCAGGCGCAGCGGGCCGTGCAGCAGACGGTGGCGTACGTGAACCAGAAGAACCCGCAGCTGACGGGCATCACGGGCGGCACGTCGTTCGCGCCGCGCACGGTGGAGCGCGACCAGCTGGGCATGACGCACGTGCGCATGGACCGCATGCACGAGGGCGTGAAGGTCTCCGGTGAGCAGATCATCGGCCACCTGGACGCGAAGGGCGATTTCGACAGCCTGACGGGCAACGTGTCCAACATCCCGGCGGGCCTGGGCAAGGCGCCCACGAAGCTGAACGCGAAGGACGCGCTGGCGATTGCCCAGAAGGACTTCAACGGCGAGACGTCCAAGGCCCCCACGTCGGAGAAGGTCATCGTGAAGGGCAAGGACGGCCAGTACCACGCCGCCTACCACGTGACGCTCACCGACACGTCGCTGTCCAACGGGAAGGACCCGCGCTCGATGAACTACTTCATCGACGCGAACACCGGCGAGTCCCTCAAGCAGTTCAACACCATCCGCGCGTGCTGCTCCGGCGGCTCCGCGCACGCCGCCCACACGGGCGGGGCCTCCGCGGCCCAGACGCCGTCCAAGCCCACCACGCCGGCGACGACGCCGACGACGCCCACCACGCCGGGCACGGGCCGCGTGGCGGACGACCAGACGATGTACAGCGGCAAGGTGGACCTCCAGACCACGAAGAACAAGGACGGCACGTACTCGCTGGAGGACAAGACGCGCGGCAAGGGCATCGTGACGTACGACGGCAAGAACCGCCCGGAGGCCTCCGGCGCGACGCCCATCACCGACAAGAACGACGTCTGGGGTGAGAAGACCGACCCATCGCGCGCCCAGGCGGGCGTGGACGCGCACTACGGCGCGGCGATGACCTACGACTTCTACAAGGACATCCTCGGCCGCGACTCCATCGACGGCAAGGGTGAGAAGCTCATCTCCTACGTGCACACCGACGTGAACCTGGTGAACGCGTTCTGGGACGGCGAGAAGATGCAGTACGGCGACGGCGACGGCCGCGACTCCGGCCCGCTCACCACGCTGGACATCGCGGGCCACGAAATCAGCCACGGCCTCACCGAGCGCACCGCGGGCCTGGAGTACGAGGGCGAGTCCGGCGGCCTCAACGAGTCCTTCAGCGACATCATGGGCACGGGCGTCGAGTGGTACGTGAGCCAGCGCAACGAGGGCGTGAAGTTCGACTGGGCGGTGGGCGAGGACGCGTGGACGCCCAACAACGGCGACAACACGGACGCCCTCCGCTACATGAACGACCCCACGTCGGATGGCTACTCCATCGACAACTACAAGAACTACCCGAAGATGACGGAGGTCCACGGCTCCAGCGGCATCGCGAACAACGCCTTCTTCCTGCTCACCGAGGGCGGCAAGAACAAGACGTCCGGCATCGAGGTGAAGGACGGCATCGGCATGGAGAAGAGCCTCAAGGTCTTCGGCCGCGCGCTGACCACGTACATGACGCCGCAGACGAACTTCTCCGAGGCCCGCGCCGCCACCATCAAGGCCGCCACGGACCTGTACGGCAAGGACTCCACCGAGGCGAAGAAGGTCGCCGAGGCCTGGACCGCCGTCGGCGTGACCAAGTAA
- a CDS encoding SDR family NAD(P)-dependent oxidoreductase, protein MTGTSAGIGAVYARRLAALGYDLVLVARREERLKALAAELTAAHGIRAEVLRADLTVHADLLRVAARAAGEDLTLLINNAGVGGYGPFAQVEPAALEGLANLHMMAPMLATRAALPGMLARGKGAVINVASLLAFSGAMPPGPLPHRATYAGAKAFLVHFTRTLAGELRGTPVVAQVVCPGMTFTEFNGGYPGTMSPEDVVTASLVALERGETVCVPGLEAAEALTALEKAEAGLLRGATHALAERYRTA, encoded by the coding sequence GTGACGGGCACGTCCGCGGGAATTGGTGCGGTGTATGCCCGGAGGCTGGCGGCGCTTGGATATGACCTGGTCCTCGTCGCTCGGCGGGAGGAGCGGCTGAAGGCACTGGCGGCGGAGCTGACGGCGGCGCATGGCATCCGCGCGGAGGTGCTGCGGGCGGACCTCACGGTGCACGCGGACCTCCTGCGGGTGGCCGCGCGCGCGGCGGGCGAGGACCTCACCCTGCTCATCAACAACGCGGGCGTGGGCGGCTATGGCCCCTTCGCGCAGGTGGAGCCCGCGGCGCTGGAAGGCCTGGCGAACCTGCACATGATGGCGCCGATGCTGGCCACGCGCGCGGCGCTGCCCGGCATGCTGGCGCGGGGCAAGGGCGCGGTCATCAACGTCGCCTCCCTGCTCGCCTTCTCCGGCGCGATGCCACCGGGTCCCCTGCCCCACCGGGCCACCTACGCGGGCGCGAAGGCGTTCCTCGTCCACTTCACCCGCACGCTCGCGGGCGAGCTGCGCGGCACGCCCGTGGTGGCGCAGGTCGTCTGCCCGGGCATGACCTTCACGGAGTTCAACGGCGGCTATCCCGGCACCATGTCGCCGGAGGACGTCGTCACGGCGTCGCTCGTCGCGCTGGAGCGCGGTGAGACGGTCTGCGTCCCCGGACTGGAGGCCGCGGAGGCCCTCACTGCCCTGGAGAAGGCGGAGGCCGGGCTGCTGCGTGGGGCGACCCACGCACTGGCCGAACGGTACCGGACGGCCTGA
- a CDS encoding ABC transporter ATP-binding protein encodes MSTSAPPASGRPPILRALGYLRRYRLEALGALLSLLLVSVANLGAPQMIRIAIDHGLARGEIGPVWLAVGGLVAIALGRGLFNFLQGYLAERASQGVAFDLRDALFARIQRLSFSYYDQAQTGQLLTRLTSDVEAVRTFVGSGVVQFAAAAAMLVGCAGLLLYLDPVLALAALSTVPPILWVLRRFMRRMRPLFGQLQALLGSLNTTLQEDLRGLRVVRAFSGEARELARYGKTNAELKEKNLRVVDSLAANFPYVTFFANMGTLMVVGVGGWRIFHQELTLGELVAFNSYLAFLLMPLMTLGFFAASMSRASASAQRVFELLDTAVEVADRPGAVPLPPLQGRIELRDVRFRYAGSDREILRGVSVTLEPGQLVAVLGTTGSGKSTLINLLPRFYDVTGGAVLLDGHDVRDVTLASLRSQLGVVLQDALLFSGTVRENIAYGRPEATQAQVEAAAEAAQAAEFIRELPQGYDTVVGERGVGLSGGQRQRLAIARALLTDPRLLILDDSTSAVDARTETAIQGALDALMRDKRRTAIVIAQRISTVRDADLILVLDEGRIAAKGRHEELKATSELYNDILGSQLLPPRQEEVA; translated from the coding sequence GTGAGCACGTCCGCGCCACCCGCATCCGGCCGTCCGCCCATCCTGCGGGCATTGGGCTATCTGCGCCGCTACCGCCTGGAGGCGCTGGGGGCGCTGCTGTCCCTGCTGCTCGTCTCCGTGGCGAACCTGGGCGCGCCGCAGATGATCCGCATCGCCATCGACCACGGGCTGGCGCGCGGGGAGATAGGGCCCGTGTGGCTGGCGGTGGGAGGCCTGGTCGCCATCGCGCTGGGGCGAGGCCTGTTCAACTTCCTGCAGGGCTACCTGGCGGAGCGCGCATCGCAGGGCGTGGCGTTCGACCTGCGCGACGCGCTCTTCGCGCGCATCCAGCGGCTGTCCTTCAGCTACTACGACCAGGCGCAGACGGGGCAGCTGCTCACGCGGCTGACGAGCGACGTGGAGGCGGTGCGCACCTTCGTGGGCAGCGGCGTGGTGCAGTTCGCCGCGGCGGCGGCGATGCTGGTGGGCTGCGCGGGGCTGCTGTTGTACCTGGATCCGGTGCTGGCGCTGGCGGCGCTGAGCACCGTGCCGCCCATCCTGTGGGTGCTGCGCCGGTTCATGCGGCGGATGCGTCCGCTGTTCGGCCAGCTGCAGGCGCTCTTGGGCTCGCTCAACACCACGCTGCAGGAGGACCTGCGCGGGCTGCGCGTGGTGCGCGCCTTCTCCGGCGAGGCGCGGGAGCTCGCGCGCTACGGGAAGACCAACGCGGAGCTGAAGGAGAAGAACCTGCGGGTGGTGGACTCGCTGGCGGCCAACTTCCCCTACGTCACGTTCTTCGCCAACATGGGCACGCTGATGGTGGTGGGCGTGGGCGGCTGGCGCATCTTCCATCAGGAGCTGACGCTGGGAGAGCTGGTGGCCTTCAACAGCTACCTGGCCTTCCTGCTGATGCCCCTGATGACGCTGGGCTTCTTCGCGGCCAGCATGTCGCGGGCGAGCGCGTCCGCGCAGCGCGTCTTCGAGCTGCTCGACACGGCGGTGGAGGTGGCGGACCGTCCGGGCGCGGTGCCGCTGCCTCCGTTGCAGGGCCGCATCGAGCTGCGCGACGTGCGCTTCCGCTACGCGGGCAGCGACCGCGAAATCCTGCGCGGCGTGAGCGTGACGCTGGAGCCCGGGCAGCTGGTGGCGGTGCTGGGCACCACCGGCTCTGGCAAGAGCACCCTCATCAACCTGCTGCCGCGCTTCTACGACGTCACCGGGGGCGCGGTGCTGCTGGACGGGCACGACGTGCGGGACGTGACGCTCGCGAGCCTGCGCTCGCAGCTGGGCGTGGTGCTCCAGGACGCGCTGCTGTTCTCCGGCACGGTGCGGGAGAACATCGCCTATGGGCGCCCGGAGGCGACGCAGGCCCAGGTGGAGGCCGCGGCGGAGGCGGCCCAGGCGGCGGAGTTCATCCGCGAGCTGCCCCAGGGCTACGACACGGTGGTGGGCGAGCGCGGCGTGGGGCTGTCTGGCGGACAGCGGCAGCGGTTGGCCATCGCGCGGGCGCTGCTCACGGACCCGCGCCTGCTCATCCTGGACGACAGCACGTCCGCGGTGGACGCGCGCACGGAGACCGCCATCCAGGGCGCGCTGGACGCGCTGATGCGGGACAAGCGCAGGACGGCCATCGTCATCGCCCAGCGCATCAGCACCGTGCGGGACGCGGACCTCATCCTGGTGCTGGACGAGGGGCGCATCGCCGCGAAGGGACGACATGAAGAGCTGAAGGCCACCAGCGAGCTGTACAACGACATCCTCGGGTCGCAGCTGCTGCCGCCGCGTCAGGAGGAGGTGGCATGA
- a CDS encoding ABC transporter ATP-binding protein, producing the protein MRRPGSIEAMAELETGRAQHRGKVLRRLLGELRPHAGTLTVAMVFILVGAACQALGPYLMSRAIDHDIGSGDGWGLLRTLGVLFVVFVVGVLTQQAQTRRVGHTGQHVLSDLRQRLFERLQQLPLSWFDRRPLGDLMSRLLSDVDTLNQLFAQGLTQLLGSLLGLVGVLVAMFALNWRLALACFSLIPAIVLTTWFFASRARNAYRKTRQTVGDVTANLQEEIGGVRQAQAFNRTEKNIERFRDRNAANRDANVAAVGITSAFSPAIDLLSTLSTALVIGYGGALALSGQLTVGGVAAFLIYVQQFFRPVQLAASVAALMQSALAGAERIFSILDETTEPPDVAGAVELGPLKGQVVFEGVSFGYDAARPVLRDVSFHLEPGQTLALVGRTGAGKTTVASLVPRFYDVTGGTVRVDGHDVRQVTRGSLRRQMAMVLQEPFLFSGKVADNIAYGKQDATREDVEAAAKAVHAHDFITRLPQGYDTVLGEGGATLSQGQRQLLAFARAVIANPRVLILDEATANIDTRTEALIQLALGQLLSGRTSIVIAHRLNTIRHADLILVLEHGTVVERGNHAELLEKGGLYAELYHQQFRDTPEPTVKALG; encoded by the coding sequence ATGAGGCGGCCCGGAAGCATCGAGGCGATGGCGGAGCTGGAGACGGGCCGGGCACAGCACCGTGGGAAGGTGCTGCGCCGGCTCCTGGGCGAGCTGCGTCCGCACGCGGGCACGCTCACCGTGGCGATGGTCTTCATCCTGGTGGGCGCGGCGTGCCAGGCGCTGGGGCCGTACCTGATGAGCCGGGCCATCGACCACGACATCGGCTCGGGAGACGGCTGGGGGCTGTTGCGGACGCTGGGGGTGCTGTTCGTCGTCTTCGTCGTGGGTGTGCTGACGCAGCAGGCGCAGACGCGGCGGGTGGGCCACACGGGGCAGCACGTCCTGTCGGACCTGCGCCAGCGCCTCTTCGAGCGGCTCCAGCAGCTGCCGCTGTCGTGGTTCGACCGGCGGCCTCTGGGCGACCTGATGAGCCGGCTGCTCAGCGACGTGGACACGCTCAACCAGCTCTTCGCGCAGGGACTGACGCAGCTGTTGGGGTCGCTGCTGGGGCTGGTGGGTGTGCTCGTCGCGATGTTCGCGCTCAACTGGCGCCTGGCGCTGGCGTGCTTCTCCCTCATCCCCGCCATCGTGCTCACCACGTGGTTCTTCGCGTCGCGGGCGCGCAATGCCTACCGCAAGACGCGGCAGACGGTGGGCGACGTGACGGCGAACCTCCAGGAGGAGATTGGGGGCGTGCGGCAGGCGCAGGCCTTCAACCGCACGGAGAAGAACATCGAGCGCTTCCGCGACAGGAACGCGGCCAACCGCGACGCGAACGTGGCAGCGGTGGGCATCACGTCCGCGTTCTCGCCGGCCATCGACCTGCTCTCCACGCTGTCCACGGCGCTCGTGATTGGCTACGGCGGCGCGCTGGCGCTGAGCGGGCAGCTCACGGTGGGTGGCGTGGCGGCGTTCCTCATCTACGTGCAGCAGTTCTTCCGGCCGGTGCAATTGGCCGCCTCCGTGGCCGCGCTGATGCAGTCCGCGCTGGCGGGGGCGGAGCGCATCTTCTCCATCCTCGATGAGACAACGGAGCCGCCGGACGTGGCGGGCGCGGTGGAGCTGGGGCCGCTGAAGGGCCAGGTGGTGTTCGAGGGCGTGTCCTTCGGGTACGACGCGGCGAGGCCGGTGCTGCGCGACGTGTCCTTCCACCTGGAGCCCGGCCAGACGCTGGCGCTGGTGGGGCGCACGGGCGCGGGCAAGACGACAGTGGCCAGCCTGGTGCCGCGCTTCTACGACGTGACGGGAGGCACGGTGCGCGTGGACGGGCACGACGTGCGCCAGGTGACGCGAGGCAGCCTGCGCCGGCAGATGGCCATGGTGCTCCAGGAGCCGTTCCTCTTCAGCGGCAAGGTGGCGGACAACATCGCCTACGGGAAGCAGGACGCCACTCGCGAGGACGTGGAGGCGGCGGCGAAGGCGGTGCACGCGCACGACTTCATCACCCGGCTGCCGCAGGGCTACGACACCGTGCTGGGCGAGGGCGGCGCGACGCTCAGCCAGGGGCAGCGGCAGCTGCTCGCGTTCGCTCGCGCGGTCATCGCCAATCCGCGGGTGCTCATCCTGGATGAGGCGACGGCGAACATCGACACGCGCACGGAGGCGCTCATCCAGCTGGCGCTGGGGCAGCTGTTGTCCGGCCGCACGAGCATCGTCATCGCGCACCGGCTCAACACCATCCGCCACGCGGACCTCATCCTGGTGCTGGAGCACGGCACCGTGGTGGAGCGCGGCAACCACGCGGAGCTGCTCGAGAAGGGCGGGCTCTACGCGGAGCTGTACCACCAGCAGTTCCGCGACACGCCAGAGCCGACGGTCAAGGCGCTGGGCTGA
- a CDS encoding aldo/keto reductase has product MEYRQLGGSGFKVPVLSLGTGTFGGAGDFFKGFGSSDVKESTRLVDIALDAGVNMFDSADGYSAGLAEEILGKALEGRRDKAIISTKATFRAGTGPNDVGSSRFHLTRAVEAALRRLKTDYIDLFQLHAFDAVTPVEEVLNTLDGFVRAGKIRYIGCSNFSGWHLMKSLAVSERYNLARYVAHQAYYSLVGRDYEWELMPLAQDQKVGAVVWSPLGWGRLTGKLRRGAPKPETSRLNNPATAAGGPQVPEEYLFKVVDALDAVAQETGKTVPQVALNWLLQRPTVSNVIIGARTEEQLRQNLGAIGWNLTPAQVATLDAASATPWPYPYFHQRQFHERNPFPVT; this is encoded by the coding sequence ATGGAATACCGGCAGCTGGGTGGTTCTGGTTTCAAGGTCCCCGTCCTCAGCCTGGGCACGGGCACGTTCGGTGGCGCTGGTGACTTCTTCAAGGGCTTCGGCTCCAGCGACGTGAAGGAGTCCACGCGGCTCGTGGACATCGCGCTGGACGCGGGCGTGAACATGTTCGACTCCGCGGACGGCTACTCCGCCGGGCTCGCCGAAGAGATTCTGGGCAAGGCGCTGGAGGGCCGGCGCGACAAGGCCATCATCTCCACCAAGGCCACCTTCCGCGCGGGCACGGGGCCCAACGACGTGGGCTCCTCGCGCTTCCACCTCACGCGCGCCGTGGAGGCCGCGCTGCGCCGGCTGAAGACGGACTACATCGACCTGTTCCAGCTCCACGCCTTCGACGCGGTGACGCCCGTGGAGGAGGTCCTCAACACCCTGGACGGCTTCGTGCGCGCGGGGAAGATCCGCTACATCGGCTGCTCCAACTTCTCCGGCTGGCACCTGATGAAGTCGCTGGCCGTGTCGGAGCGCTACAACCTGGCGCGCTACGTGGCCCACCAGGCCTACTACTCGCTCGTGGGCCGGGACTACGAGTGGGAGCTGATGCCGCTCGCGCAGGATCAGAAGGTGGGTGCGGTGGTGTGGAGCCCGCTGGGCTGGGGCCGGCTCACCGGCAAGCTGCGCCGGGGCGCGCCGAAGCCGGAGACAAGCCGCCTCAACAACCCCGCCACCGCGGCGGGCGGCCCGCAGGTGCCGGAGGAGTACCTCTTCAAGGTCGTGGACGCGCTCGACGCCGTGGCCCAGGAGACGGGCAAGACGGTGCCGCAGGTGGCGCTCAACTGGCTGCTCCAGCGGCCCACCGTGTCCAACGTCATCATCGGCGCGCGCACGGAGGAGCAGCTGCGCCAGAACCTGGGCGCCATCGGCTGGAACCTCACGCCCGCGCAGGTGGCCACGCTGGACGCCGCCAGCGCCACGCCCTGGCCGTACCCGTACTTCCACCAGCGCCAGTTCCACGAGCGCAACCCGTTCCCCGTGACGTGA